The segment GTTCAAAAACATCCCTGCTGTCAAAAACGGCCATATGTTTGTCGCCGATGCGAAGGCATTTTATTTCAACGACCCGATTACGTTAGACTACCAGCTCGATTTCTTTAAAAAGCATTTTTTAGGCCAATAACGACGAGACGGGGCGTTCATGGGCAGTGAATGTCCCGTCCTTCTTTGTGTCAAAGGGGGAGTCACCAATGGACGCAGACCGCCGGCGTTGGCCGTTTCGCTATATGTTTTTTCTGTCGCTTGGCCTGCTTGTCGCCGTTTGGTTTGGCTCGATGCGAGTCGGCGTCGCCGATACGACATGGAGCGACGTATGGCGGGCGTTGTTTTCCGATCAACAAAGCAAACAGCTTGATCTCATTCGCGAGCTCCGTCTGCCGCGCGAAACAGCGGCCGCCTTTGTCGGCGCCGGCCTTGCCGTCGCCGGAGCGATCATGCAGGGGATGACGCGCAATCCGCTTGCCGACCCCGGTCTCCTTGGCCTCACCGCCGGCGCAAACGCAGCGTTGGCCATGACAATGGCCTTTTTCCCTTCCGCCCATTATCTTTTGATCACGGTCGCCTGTTTGCTTGGTGCGGCCGCCGGGGCAGGGGCCGTCTTTGGCATCGGCGCCGCCCGCAAAGGAGGGTTTTCACCGCTTCGCATCGTCTTGGCCGGCTCGGCGGTTTCGACGCTTTTATTCGCCATCGCCGAAGGAATCGGACTGTATTTCCACATTTCCAAAGACGTCTCGATGTGGATGTCAGGCGGGGTGGCCGGAGCTTCATGGAAACAATTGTCGGTCGTCATCCCGCTCATCACGACCGGGCTCGCTATTGCCGCATGGTATTCACGGCAGCTGACGATCCTTAGTTTGAGTGAAGACGTCGCGGTTGGCGTTGGGCAAAAAACAACGACCGTCAAAACATGGCTGTTTTTCGCTGTGTTTTTATTAACAGGAGCGTCGGTCGCCATCGCCGGCAATATCACCTTTATCGGCTTAATGGTTCCTCACCTCGTGAGGGCAATAGCCGGCGCCGACTACCGGTTTGTCATCCCGCTGTCAGCGACTGTCGGCGCCAGCGCCATGGTGCTGGCCGACACGGCGGCGCGCACGGTCAATGCCCCGTTTGAAACGCCGGTGGCCGCCATCATCGCCGTCATCGGCTTGCCGTTTTTCCTCTTCGTCGTGCGGAAACAAGGGAGGGGCTTTTCATGAGAAAAAAAAGTTTTTCGCTCTTTGCCGTGCTTGCGTTGCTCATTGCCGCAACAGCGGCCGTCGCCTTAAGCACCGGCGATGCGCCGCTCTCATATAACCGCATCGTCCCGACACTATTGGGCTACGGTTCGATGGAAGAGGAATTCATTTTGTTTTCCCTTCGCCTGCCGCGCCTTTTCATCACCTTGTTGGCCGGCATGGCGCTCGCCTTATCCGGGGCCGTATTGCAAGGCCTCACGCGCAATGACCTCGCCGACCCGGGCGTGCTTGGGATCAACGCCGGCGCAGGCGCGGGCGTCGCCTTGTTCTTTTTGTTTTTTCCGATTGAGGCCGGAACATTTCTTTACGCCTTGCCGCTCGTTGCCTTCGCCGGGGCGATTCTGACAGCAGTTGCCATCTATTCCGTCTCCTACAAGA is part of the [Flavobacterium] thermophilum genome and harbors:
- the feuB_2 gene encoding Iron-uptake system permease protein FeuB, with protein sequence MDADRRRWPFRYMFFLSLGLLVAVWFGSMRVGVADTTWSDVWRALFSDQQSKQLDLIRELRLPRETAAAFVGAGLAVAGAIMQGMTRNPLADPGLLGLTAGANAALAMTMAFFPSAHYLLITVACLLGAAAGAGAVFGIGAARKGGFSPLRIVLAGSAVSTLLFAIAEGIGLYFHISKDVSMWMSGGVAGASWKQLSVVIPLITTGLAIAAWYSRQLTILSLSEDVAVGVGQKTTTVKTWLFFAVFLLTGASVAIAGNITFIGLMVPHLVRAIAGADYRFVIPLSATVGASAMVLADTAARTVNAPFETPVAAIIAVIGLPFFLFVVRKQGRGFS